One window of Pyrus communis chromosome 12, drPyrComm1.1, whole genome shotgun sequence genomic DNA carries:
- the LOC137711619 gene encoding uncharacterized protein, with translation MALLSELITITIILVTRPFSLLKLLCLFGIKTTFIVIHAWLDLLRAAVGFHVNIFWRIMIWTLALISLPGRVLTALQRERQLEKHLHDMQIELENLEWDRKELQEHLITAIKEQRMMELILAELEEEHDKAIAKIDLLVSKLHDLKTENLRLKEIQGKGWNDKGRDQTGNAQSTAIGIPSWKSRYGGSEFIRQDLLMHKDTWGDESKTNMELLKTLRNEPVSSGPIHPVMPEISLRNLDMSEVFYQRRGIAIKQSLFSAVLSVLVGIIIWQAEDPCMPLVVALFSVVGLSLKSVVQFFSTIRNRPATDAVALLSFNWFILGTLTYPTLPKAAHMVAPLALNFVDRALSWLGFSFSLA, from the exons ATGGCATTGCTTTCCGAGTTAATAACTATCACAATAATCTTGGTGACTCGGCCTTTCTCACTTTTGAAGCTCTTATGCTTGTTTGGCATAAAGACTACTTTTATTGTCATTCATGCATGGTTGGATTTGTTGAGGGCAGCAGTCGGCTTCCATGTGAACATATTCTGGAGAATCATGATATGGACATTGGCACTTATATCCCTGCCTGGGCGTGTTTTGACTGCCTTACAGAGGGAGAGGCAG CTGGAAAAACATTTACACGATATGCAAATTGAGTTGGAGAATCTAGAATGGGATAGAAAAGAACTTCAGGAGCATCTAATTACAGCCATTAAAGAACAAAGAATGATGGAGTTGATATTAGCAGAACTTGAAGAGGAACATGACAAGGCCATTGCCAAAATTGATCTGCTAGTGAGCAAG TTACACGATCTGAAAACTGAAAATCTGCGGCTAAAAGAAATTCAGGGCAAAGGATGGAACGACAAAGGTCGAGATCAAACAGGCAATGCACAGAGTACAGCCATTGGGATCCCATCATGGAAATCCCGTTATGGTGGAAGTGAATTCATCCGTCAAGACCTTCTGATGCACAAAGATACATGGGGGGACGAAAGCAAAACTAATATGGAGTTGCTCAAAACCTTAAGAAATGAACCAGTATCCAGTGGACCTATACATCCTGTTATGCCTGAAATCAGCCTCAGAAATTTAGATATGAGTGAAGTTTTTTACCAGCGAAGGGGTATTGCAATCAAACAGAGTCTTTTCAGTGCAGTGTTATCAGTTTTGGTTGGGATTATCATTTGGCAAGCGGAAGACCCTTGCATGCCCCTTGTCGTGGCTCTCTTCTCCGTGGTTGGTCTGTCACTCAAGAGCGTGGTTCAGTTTTTCTCGACCATAAGGAATAGACCTGCTACCGACGCCGTTGCTCTCTTAAGCTTCAACTGGTTCATACTTGGAACACTTACCTACCCGACATTACCGAAGGCTGCGCATATGGTGGCTCCATTGGCATTAAATTTTGTCGACCGAGCGTTGAGCTGGCTTGGTTTCTCTTTTTCCCTAGCTTAA